One genomic region from Drosophila subpulchrella strain 33 F10 #4 breed RU33 chromosome 2R, RU_Dsub_v1.1 Primary Assembly, whole genome shotgun sequence encodes:
- the LOC119549154 gene encoding ATP-citrate synthase isoform X3 — translation MSAKAITEASGKDILNRHLNTHGAGVATCRFATVNSSTDWSKLSVDNPWLLTTPLVVKPDQLIKRRGKLGLIGVKKTFEQVKQWIGERLNKDQKIGNAVGKLRNFIIEPFVPHTDAEEMYVCIYSHRAADTILFYHQGGVDIGDVDAKAVKLDVPVNSTLSLADVKSKLLKEVKDAGTKERIAKFISALYTTYVDLYFTYLEINPLVVTADNLYILDLAAKLDSTADFICRPKWGEIDYPPPFGRDAYPEEAYIADLDAKSGASLKLTILNRNGRIWTMVAGGGASVIYSDTICDLGGASELANYGEYSGAPSEQQTYEYAKTILNLMTSSPKHPDGKVLITGGGIANFTNVAATFQGIITALREFQPKLVEHNVSIFVRRAGPNYQEGLRKMRDFGSTLGIPLHVFGPETHMTAICGMALGKRPIPQVSSVEFSTANFLLPGGQQAQADLKAASDATETLGSGSDEGDSASVAGAQRNGSSLNRKFFSNTTKAIVWGMQQRAVQSMLDFDFICRRDEPSVVAMVYPFTGDHKQKYYWGHKEILIPVYKKMSDAIHKHKDVDVMVNFASMRSAYESTLEVLEFPQIRTVAIIAEGIPENMTRKLILEADKKGVAIIGPATVGGVKPGCFKIGNTGGMLDNILHSKLYRPGSVAYVSRSGGMSNELNNIISKATDGVIEGIAIGGDRYPGSTFMDHILRYQADPETKLIVLLGEVGGTEEYDVCAALKDGRITKPLVAWCIGTCASMFTSEVQFGHAGSCANSDQETATAKNKSLREAGAYVPDSFDTLGELIHHVYGELVKTGRVVPKEEVPPPTVPMDYSWARELGLIRKPASFMTSICDERGQELIYAGMPISEVLSKDVGIGGVISLLWFQRCLPSYVCKFFEMCLMVTADHGPAVSGAHNTIVCARAGKDLVSSVVSGLLTIGDRFGGALDGSARQFSEAYDTNLHPMEFVNKMRKEGKLILGIGHRVKSINNPDVRVKIIKEFVLEHFPACPLLKYALEVEKITTNKKPNLILNVDGVIATAFVDMLRNSGSFTSEEAQEYINVGAINSLFVLGRSIGFIGHYMDQKRLKQGLYRHPWDDISYVIPEQYN, via the exons ATGTCGGCGAAAGCAATCACGGAGGCCTCCGGCAAGGACATCCTGAACCGCCACCTCAACACCCATGGCGCCGGCGTGGCCACCTGCCGCTTTGCTACAGTGAACTCCAGCACAGATTGGTCCAAGCTCTCCGTCGACAATCCATGGCTGCTGACCACG CCTCTGGTGGTCAAGCCCGATCAACTGATCAAGCGCCGCGGAAAGCTGGGATTGATTGGTGTCAAGAAGACCTTCGAGCAGGTGAAGCAGTGGATTGGTGAGCGCCTCAACAAGGACCAGAAGATCGGAAATGCGGTCGGCAAGCTGCGCAACTTCATCATCGAGCCTTTTGTGCCGCACACGGAT GCTGAGGAGATGTACGTGTGCATTTACTCGCACCGCGCGGCCGACACCATCCTATTCTACCACCAGGGTGGCGTGGATATTGGCGATGTGGATGCTAAGGCCGTGAAGTTGGACGTCCCTGTAAACTCCACTCTGTCGCTGGCCGACGTTAAGAGCAAGCTCTTAAAGGAGGTCAAGGATGCTGGCACCAAGGAGCGCATTGCCAAGTTCATTAGCGCTTTGTACACCACCTATGTGGACCTGTACTTTACATATCTGGAGATCAACCCTCTGGTGGTGACGGCCGATAATCTGTACATCCTGGATTTGGCGGCCAAGCTGGACTCGACCGCTGACTTCATCTGCCGTCCCAAGTGGGGCGAGATCGACTACCCTCCTCCGTTTGGCCGGGATGCCTATCCCGAGGAGGCCTACATCGCCGATCTGGACGCCAAGAGCGGTGCTTCGCTCAAGCTGACGATACTCAATCGTAACGGTCGTATCTGGACAATGGTGGCGGGCGGTGGCGCCAGTGTCATTTACTCAGACACCATCTGTGATCTGGGTGGAGCCTCCGAGCTGGCCAACTATGGAGAATACAGTGGAGCTCCTTCGGAGCAGCAGACCTACGAGTACGCCAAGACGATCCTCAACCTGATGACCTCCTCCCCAAAGCATCCTGATGGCAAGGTGCTGATTACTGGAGGTGGCATTGCCAACTTTACCAATGTGGCGGCGACCTTCCAAG GTATCATCACCGCCCTGCGCGAGTTCCAGCCCAAGCTCGTGGAGCACAATGTTTCGATCTTTGTGCGACGTGCCGGACCCAACTACCAGGAGGGTCTCCGGAAGATGCGCGACTTTGGCAGCACCCTGGGCATCCCACTGCACGTCTTTGGACCCGAGACCCACATGACCGCCATTTGCGGAATGGCGCTGGGCAAGCGACCTATTCCCCAGGTGTCTAGCGTTGAGTTCTCGACGGCCAACTTCCTGCTGCCCGGTGGACAGCAGGCCCAGGCAGATCTTAAGGCGGCCAGCGATGCTACCGAGACTTTGGGTTCCGGTTCCG ATGAGGGCGACAGCGCTAGCGTCGCCGGTGCTCAGCGCAACGGATCGAGTCTGAACCGAAAGTTCTTCTCCAACACCACCAAGGCGATTGTGTGGGGCATGCAGCAGCGGGCGGTGCAGTCGATGCTCGATTTTGACTTTATCTGCAG ACGCGATGAGCCTTCTGTGGTGGCAATGGTATATCCCTTCACCGGGGATCACAAGCAGAAGTACTACTGGGGTCACAAGGAAATCCTCATCCCCGTGTACAAGAAAATGTCCGATGCCATCCACAAGCACAAGGATGTCGATGTTATGGTCAACTTCGCTTCCATGCGCAGCGCTTACGAGTCGACCCTCGAGGTGCTAGAATTCCCCCAGATCCGGACAGTGGCCATTATCGCCGAGGGAATTCCGGAGAACATGACCCGCAAGCTGATCCTCGAGGCGGACAAAAAGGGAGTCGCCATCATTGGACCCGCTACCGTGGGAGGTGTTAAGCCCGGATGCTTTAAGATTGGCAACACCGGCGGTATGCTGGACAACATCCTGCACTCGAAACTGTACCGTCCAGGAAGTGTGGCGTATGTTTCCCGCTCCGGAGGAATGTCCAATGAGTTGAACAACATCATCTCGAAGGCTACCGACGGCGTGATCGAGGGCATTGCCATCGGAGGAGATCGTTACCCAGGCTCCACCTTCATGGACCACATTCTGCGCTATCAAGCCGATCCGGAGACCAAGCTGATCGTCTTGCTGGGAGAAGTTGGTGGCACCGAGGAGTACGACGTGTGCGCCGCTCTGAAGGACGGTCGTATTACCAAGCCTCTGGTGGCCTGGTGCATTGGAACCTGCGCCAGCATGTTTACTTCCGAAGTCCAGTTTGGCCACGCCGGATCCTGCGCGAATTCCGATCAGGAGACGGCCACAGCTAAGAACAAGAGCCTGCGAGAAGCCGGCGCCTACGTTCCAGATTCTTTCGACACACTGGGCGAGCTCATCCATCACGTGTACGGCGAGCTAGTGAAGACTGGTCGTGTTGTGCCCAAGGAGGAGGTGCCGCCACCAACAGTCCCCATGGATTACTCGTGGGCCCGTGAGCTGGGTCTCATCCGGAAGCCCGCCTCCTTCATGACATCGATCTGCGACGAGCGTGGCCAGGAGCTGATCTACGCAGGAATGCCAATCAGCGAGGTGCTCAGCAAGGACGTCGGCATCGGCGGCGTTATCTCTCTGCTGTGGTTCCAGCGTTGCCTGCCTTCCTACGTGTGCAAGTTCTTTGAGATGTGTCTGATGGTCACTGCGGATCACGGACCCGCCGTTTCGGGAGCTCACAACACCATTGTGTGCGCCCGTGCTGGCAAGGATCTGGTCTCCTCCGTCGTCAGCGGTCTGCTGACCATT GGCGATCGCTTCGGAGGTGCTCTGGATGGATCTGCACGTCAGTTCTCAGAGGCGTACGACACCAACCTGCATCCCATGGAGTTCGTGAACAAGATGCGCAAGGAGGGCAAGCTTATCCTGGGCATTGGTCACCGAGTGAAGTCCATCAACAACCCGGATGTGCGCGTTAAGATCATTAAGGAATTCGTGCTGGAGCACTTCCCTGCGTGCCCGCTTCTTAAATACGCCCTGGAGGTGGAAAAGATTACGACCAACAAGAAACCGAATCTTATCCTCAATGTGGACGGCGTGATAGCTACCGCATTCGTGGACATGCTGCGCAACAGCGGCTCATTTACCAG TGAGGAGGCACAGGAGTACATCAATGTGGGTGCAATCAACTCGCTGTTCGTCCTGGGCCGTAGCATAGGATTTATCGGCCACTACATGGATCAGAAGCGTCTCAAACAGGGCCTGTACCGCCACCCGTGGGACGACATCTCATACGTCATTCCCGAGCAGTACAACTAG
- the LOC119549154 gene encoding ATP-citrate synthase isoform X1, which yields MSAKAITEASGKDILNRHLNTHGAGVATCRFATVNSSTDWSKLSVDNPWLLTTPLVVKPDQLIKRRGKLGLIGVKKTFEQVKQWIGERLNKDQKIGNAVGKLRNFIIEPFVPHTDAEEMYVCIYSHRAADTILFYHQGGVDIGDVDAKAVKLDVPVNSTLSLADVKSKLLKEVKDAGTKERIAKFISALYTTYVDLYFTYLEINPLVVTADNLYILDLAAKLDSTADFICRPKWGEIDYPPPFGRDAYPEEAYIADLDAKSGASLKLTILNRNGRIWTMVAGGGASVIYSDTICDLGGASELANYGEYSGAPSEQQTYEYAKTILNLMTSSPKHPDGKVLITGGGIANFTNVAATFQGIITALREFQPKLVEHNVSIFVRRAGPNYQEGLRKMRDFGSTLGIPLHVFGPETHMTAICGMALGKRPIPQVSSVEFSTANFLLPGGQQAQADLKAASDATETLGSGSALSPTAAKPIKLPPISADEGDSASVAGAQRNGSSLNRKFFSNTTKAIVWGMQQRAVQSMLDFDFICRRDEPSVVAMVYPFTGDHKQKYYWGHKEILIPVYKKMSDAIHKHKDVDVMVNFASMRSAYESTLEVLEFPQIRTVAIIAEGIPENMTRKLILEADKKGVAIIGPATVGGVKPGCFKIGNTGGMLDNILHSKLYRPGSVAYVSRSGGMSNELNNIISKATDGVIEGIAIGGDRYPGSTFMDHILRYQADPETKLIVLLGEVGGTEEYDVCAALKDGRITKPLVAWCIGTCASMFTSEVQFGHAGSCANSDQETATAKNKSLREAGAYVPDSFDTLGELIHHVYGELVKTGRVVPKEEVPPPTVPMDYSWARELGLIRKPASFMTSICDERGQELIYAGMPISEVLSKDVGIGGVISLLWFQRCLPSYVCKFFEMCLMVTADHGPAVSGAHNTIVCARAGKDLVSSVVSGLLTIGDRFGGALDGSARQFSEAYDTNLHPMEFVNKMRKEGKLILGIGHRVKSINNPDVRVKIIKEFVLEHFPACPLLKYALEVEKITTNKKPNLILNVDGVIATAFVDMLRNSGSFTSEEAQEYINVGAINSLFVLGRSIGFIGHYMDQKRLKQGLYRHPWDDISYVIPEQYN from the exons ATGTCGGCGAAAGCAATCACGGAGGCCTCCGGCAAGGACATCCTGAACCGCCACCTCAACACCCATGGCGCCGGCGTGGCCACCTGCCGCTTTGCTACAGTGAACTCCAGCACAGATTGGTCCAAGCTCTCCGTCGACAATCCATGGCTGCTGACCACG CCTCTGGTGGTCAAGCCCGATCAACTGATCAAGCGCCGCGGAAAGCTGGGATTGATTGGTGTCAAGAAGACCTTCGAGCAGGTGAAGCAGTGGATTGGTGAGCGCCTCAACAAGGACCAGAAGATCGGAAATGCGGTCGGCAAGCTGCGCAACTTCATCATCGAGCCTTTTGTGCCGCACACGGAT GCTGAGGAGATGTACGTGTGCATTTACTCGCACCGCGCGGCCGACACCATCCTATTCTACCACCAGGGTGGCGTGGATATTGGCGATGTGGATGCTAAGGCCGTGAAGTTGGACGTCCCTGTAAACTCCACTCTGTCGCTGGCCGACGTTAAGAGCAAGCTCTTAAAGGAGGTCAAGGATGCTGGCACCAAGGAGCGCATTGCCAAGTTCATTAGCGCTTTGTACACCACCTATGTGGACCTGTACTTTACATATCTGGAGATCAACCCTCTGGTGGTGACGGCCGATAATCTGTACATCCTGGATTTGGCGGCCAAGCTGGACTCGACCGCTGACTTCATCTGCCGTCCCAAGTGGGGCGAGATCGACTACCCTCCTCCGTTTGGCCGGGATGCCTATCCCGAGGAGGCCTACATCGCCGATCTGGACGCCAAGAGCGGTGCTTCGCTCAAGCTGACGATACTCAATCGTAACGGTCGTATCTGGACAATGGTGGCGGGCGGTGGCGCCAGTGTCATTTACTCAGACACCATCTGTGATCTGGGTGGAGCCTCCGAGCTGGCCAACTATGGAGAATACAGTGGAGCTCCTTCGGAGCAGCAGACCTACGAGTACGCCAAGACGATCCTCAACCTGATGACCTCCTCCCCAAAGCATCCTGATGGCAAGGTGCTGATTACTGGAGGTGGCATTGCCAACTTTACCAATGTGGCGGCGACCTTCCAAG GTATCATCACCGCCCTGCGCGAGTTCCAGCCCAAGCTCGTGGAGCACAATGTTTCGATCTTTGTGCGACGTGCCGGACCCAACTACCAGGAGGGTCTCCGGAAGATGCGCGACTTTGGCAGCACCCTGGGCATCCCACTGCACGTCTTTGGACCCGAGACCCACATGACCGCCATTTGCGGAATGGCGCTGGGCAAGCGACCTATTCCCCAGGTGTCTAGCGTTGAGTTCTCGACGGCCAACTTCCTGCTGCCCGGTGGACAGCAGGCCCAGGCAGATCTTAAGGCGGCCAGCGATGCTACCGAGACTTTGGGTTCCGGTTCCG CCCTGAGCCCGACCGCAGCTAAACCGATTAAACTACCACCTATCTCAGCAGATGAGGGCGACAGCGCTAGCGTCGCCGGTGCTCAGCGCAACGGATCGAGTCTGAACCGAAAGTTCTTCTCCAACACCACCAAGGCGATTGTGTGGGGCATGCAGCAGCGGGCGGTGCAGTCGATGCTCGATTTTGACTTTATCTGCAG ACGCGATGAGCCTTCTGTGGTGGCAATGGTATATCCCTTCACCGGGGATCACAAGCAGAAGTACTACTGGGGTCACAAGGAAATCCTCATCCCCGTGTACAAGAAAATGTCCGATGCCATCCACAAGCACAAGGATGTCGATGTTATGGTCAACTTCGCTTCCATGCGCAGCGCTTACGAGTCGACCCTCGAGGTGCTAGAATTCCCCCAGATCCGGACAGTGGCCATTATCGCCGAGGGAATTCCGGAGAACATGACCCGCAAGCTGATCCTCGAGGCGGACAAAAAGGGAGTCGCCATCATTGGACCCGCTACCGTGGGAGGTGTTAAGCCCGGATGCTTTAAGATTGGCAACACCGGCGGTATGCTGGACAACATCCTGCACTCGAAACTGTACCGTCCAGGAAGTGTGGCGTATGTTTCCCGCTCCGGAGGAATGTCCAATGAGTTGAACAACATCATCTCGAAGGCTACCGACGGCGTGATCGAGGGCATTGCCATCGGAGGAGATCGTTACCCAGGCTCCACCTTCATGGACCACATTCTGCGCTATCAAGCCGATCCGGAGACCAAGCTGATCGTCTTGCTGGGAGAAGTTGGTGGCACCGAGGAGTACGACGTGTGCGCCGCTCTGAAGGACGGTCGTATTACCAAGCCTCTGGTGGCCTGGTGCATTGGAACCTGCGCCAGCATGTTTACTTCCGAAGTCCAGTTTGGCCACGCCGGATCCTGCGCGAATTCCGATCAGGAGACGGCCACAGCTAAGAACAAGAGCCTGCGAGAAGCCGGCGCCTACGTTCCAGATTCTTTCGACACACTGGGCGAGCTCATCCATCACGTGTACGGCGAGCTAGTGAAGACTGGTCGTGTTGTGCCCAAGGAGGAGGTGCCGCCACCAACAGTCCCCATGGATTACTCGTGGGCCCGTGAGCTGGGTCTCATCCGGAAGCCCGCCTCCTTCATGACATCGATCTGCGACGAGCGTGGCCAGGAGCTGATCTACGCAGGAATGCCAATCAGCGAGGTGCTCAGCAAGGACGTCGGCATCGGCGGCGTTATCTCTCTGCTGTGGTTCCAGCGTTGCCTGCCTTCCTACGTGTGCAAGTTCTTTGAGATGTGTCTGATGGTCACTGCGGATCACGGACCCGCCGTTTCGGGAGCTCACAACACCATTGTGTGCGCCCGTGCTGGCAAGGATCTGGTCTCCTCCGTCGTCAGCGGTCTGCTGACCATT GGCGATCGCTTCGGAGGTGCTCTGGATGGATCTGCACGTCAGTTCTCAGAGGCGTACGACACCAACCTGCATCCCATGGAGTTCGTGAACAAGATGCGCAAGGAGGGCAAGCTTATCCTGGGCATTGGTCACCGAGTGAAGTCCATCAACAACCCGGATGTGCGCGTTAAGATCATTAAGGAATTCGTGCTGGAGCACTTCCCTGCGTGCCCGCTTCTTAAATACGCCCTGGAGGTGGAAAAGATTACGACCAACAAGAAACCGAATCTTATCCTCAATGTGGACGGCGTGATAGCTACCGCATTCGTGGACATGCTGCGCAACAGCGGCTCATTTACCAG TGAGGAGGCACAGGAGTACATCAATGTGGGTGCAATCAACTCGCTGTTCGTCCTGGGCCGTAGCATAGGATTTATCGGCCACTACATGGATCAGAAGCGTCTCAAACAGGGCCTGTACCGCCACCCGTGGGACGACATCTCATACGTCATTCCCGAGCAGTACAACTAG
- the LOC119549154 gene encoding ATP-citrate synthase isoform X2: MSAKAITEASGKDILNRHLNTHGAGVATCRFATVNSSTDWSKLSVDNPWLLTTPLVVKPDQLIKRRGKLGLIGVKKTFEQVKQWIGERLNKDQKIGNAVGKLRNFIIEPFVPHTDAEEMYVCIYSHRAADTILFYHQGGVDIGDVDAKAVKLDVPVNSTLSLADVKSKLLKEVKDAGTKERIAKFISALYTTYVDLYFTYLEINPLVVTADNLYILDLAAKLDSTADFICRPKWGEIDYPPPFGRDAYPEEAYIADLDAKSGASLKLTILNRNGRIWTMVAGGGASVIYSDTICDLGGASELANYGEYSGAPSEQQTYEYAKTILNLMTSSPKHPDGKVLITGGGIANFTNVAATFQGIITALREFQPKLVEHNVSIFVRRAGPNYQEGLRKMRDFGSTLGIPLHVFGPETHMTAICGMALGKRPIPQVSSVEFSTANFLLPGGQQAQADLKAASDATETLGSGSADEGDSASVAGAQRNGSSLNRKFFSNTTKAIVWGMQQRAVQSMLDFDFICRRDEPSVVAMVYPFTGDHKQKYYWGHKEILIPVYKKMSDAIHKHKDVDVMVNFASMRSAYESTLEVLEFPQIRTVAIIAEGIPENMTRKLILEADKKGVAIIGPATVGGVKPGCFKIGNTGGMLDNILHSKLYRPGSVAYVSRSGGMSNELNNIISKATDGVIEGIAIGGDRYPGSTFMDHILRYQADPETKLIVLLGEVGGTEEYDVCAALKDGRITKPLVAWCIGTCASMFTSEVQFGHAGSCANSDQETATAKNKSLREAGAYVPDSFDTLGELIHHVYGELVKTGRVVPKEEVPPPTVPMDYSWARELGLIRKPASFMTSICDERGQELIYAGMPISEVLSKDVGIGGVISLLWFQRCLPSYVCKFFEMCLMVTADHGPAVSGAHNTIVCARAGKDLVSSVVSGLLTIGDRFGGALDGSARQFSEAYDTNLHPMEFVNKMRKEGKLILGIGHRVKSINNPDVRVKIIKEFVLEHFPACPLLKYALEVEKITTNKKPNLILNVDGVIATAFVDMLRNSGSFTSEEAQEYINVGAINSLFVLGRSIGFIGHYMDQKRLKQGLYRHPWDDISYVIPEQYN, translated from the exons ATGTCGGCGAAAGCAATCACGGAGGCCTCCGGCAAGGACATCCTGAACCGCCACCTCAACACCCATGGCGCCGGCGTGGCCACCTGCCGCTTTGCTACAGTGAACTCCAGCACAGATTGGTCCAAGCTCTCCGTCGACAATCCATGGCTGCTGACCACG CCTCTGGTGGTCAAGCCCGATCAACTGATCAAGCGCCGCGGAAAGCTGGGATTGATTGGTGTCAAGAAGACCTTCGAGCAGGTGAAGCAGTGGATTGGTGAGCGCCTCAACAAGGACCAGAAGATCGGAAATGCGGTCGGCAAGCTGCGCAACTTCATCATCGAGCCTTTTGTGCCGCACACGGAT GCTGAGGAGATGTACGTGTGCATTTACTCGCACCGCGCGGCCGACACCATCCTATTCTACCACCAGGGTGGCGTGGATATTGGCGATGTGGATGCTAAGGCCGTGAAGTTGGACGTCCCTGTAAACTCCACTCTGTCGCTGGCCGACGTTAAGAGCAAGCTCTTAAAGGAGGTCAAGGATGCTGGCACCAAGGAGCGCATTGCCAAGTTCATTAGCGCTTTGTACACCACCTATGTGGACCTGTACTTTACATATCTGGAGATCAACCCTCTGGTGGTGACGGCCGATAATCTGTACATCCTGGATTTGGCGGCCAAGCTGGACTCGACCGCTGACTTCATCTGCCGTCCCAAGTGGGGCGAGATCGACTACCCTCCTCCGTTTGGCCGGGATGCCTATCCCGAGGAGGCCTACATCGCCGATCTGGACGCCAAGAGCGGTGCTTCGCTCAAGCTGACGATACTCAATCGTAACGGTCGTATCTGGACAATGGTGGCGGGCGGTGGCGCCAGTGTCATTTACTCAGACACCATCTGTGATCTGGGTGGAGCCTCCGAGCTGGCCAACTATGGAGAATACAGTGGAGCTCCTTCGGAGCAGCAGACCTACGAGTACGCCAAGACGATCCTCAACCTGATGACCTCCTCCCCAAAGCATCCTGATGGCAAGGTGCTGATTACTGGAGGTGGCATTGCCAACTTTACCAATGTGGCGGCGACCTTCCAAG GTATCATCACCGCCCTGCGCGAGTTCCAGCCCAAGCTCGTGGAGCACAATGTTTCGATCTTTGTGCGACGTGCCGGACCCAACTACCAGGAGGGTCTCCGGAAGATGCGCGACTTTGGCAGCACCCTGGGCATCCCACTGCACGTCTTTGGACCCGAGACCCACATGACCGCCATTTGCGGAATGGCGCTGGGCAAGCGACCTATTCCCCAGGTGTCTAGCGTTGAGTTCTCGACGGCCAACTTCCTGCTGCCCGGTGGACAGCAGGCCCAGGCAGATCTTAAGGCGGCCAGCGATGCTACCGAGACTTTGGGTTCCGGTTCCG CAGATGAGGGCGACAGCGCTAGCGTCGCCGGTGCTCAGCGCAACGGATCGAGTCTGAACCGAAAGTTCTTCTCCAACACCACCAAGGCGATTGTGTGGGGCATGCAGCAGCGGGCGGTGCAGTCGATGCTCGATTTTGACTTTATCTGCAG ACGCGATGAGCCTTCTGTGGTGGCAATGGTATATCCCTTCACCGGGGATCACAAGCAGAAGTACTACTGGGGTCACAAGGAAATCCTCATCCCCGTGTACAAGAAAATGTCCGATGCCATCCACAAGCACAAGGATGTCGATGTTATGGTCAACTTCGCTTCCATGCGCAGCGCTTACGAGTCGACCCTCGAGGTGCTAGAATTCCCCCAGATCCGGACAGTGGCCATTATCGCCGAGGGAATTCCGGAGAACATGACCCGCAAGCTGATCCTCGAGGCGGACAAAAAGGGAGTCGCCATCATTGGACCCGCTACCGTGGGAGGTGTTAAGCCCGGATGCTTTAAGATTGGCAACACCGGCGGTATGCTGGACAACATCCTGCACTCGAAACTGTACCGTCCAGGAAGTGTGGCGTATGTTTCCCGCTCCGGAGGAATGTCCAATGAGTTGAACAACATCATCTCGAAGGCTACCGACGGCGTGATCGAGGGCATTGCCATCGGAGGAGATCGTTACCCAGGCTCCACCTTCATGGACCACATTCTGCGCTATCAAGCCGATCCGGAGACCAAGCTGATCGTCTTGCTGGGAGAAGTTGGTGGCACCGAGGAGTACGACGTGTGCGCCGCTCTGAAGGACGGTCGTATTACCAAGCCTCTGGTGGCCTGGTGCATTGGAACCTGCGCCAGCATGTTTACTTCCGAAGTCCAGTTTGGCCACGCCGGATCCTGCGCGAATTCCGATCAGGAGACGGCCACAGCTAAGAACAAGAGCCTGCGAGAAGCCGGCGCCTACGTTCCAGATTCTTTCGACACACTGGGCGAGCTCATCCATCACGTGTACGGCGAGCTAGTGAAGACTGGTCGTGTTGTGCCCAAGGAGGAGGTGCCGCCACCAACAGTCCCCATGGATTACTCGTGGGCCCGTGAGCTGGGTCTCATCCGGAAGCCCGCCTCCTTCATGACATCGATCTGCGACGAGCGTGGCCAGGAGCTGATCTACGCAGGAATGCCAATCAGCGAGGTGCTCAGCAAGGACGTCGGCATCGGCGGCGTTATCTCTCTGCTGTGGTTCCAGCGTTGCCTGCCTTCCTACGTGTGCAAGTTCTTTGAGATGTGTCTGATGGTCACTGCGGATCACGGACCCGCCGTTTCGGGAGCTCACAACACCATTGTGTGCGCCCGTGCTGGCAAGGATCTGGTCTCCTCCGTCGTCAGCGGTCTGCTGACCATT GGCGATCGCTTCGGAGGTGCTCTGGATGGATCTGCACGTCAGTTCTCAGAGGCGTACGACACCAACCTGCATCCCATGGAGTTCGTGAACAAGATGCGCAAGGAGGGCAAGCTTATCCTGGGCATTGGTCACCGAGTGAAGTCCATCAACAACCCGGATGTGCGCGTTAAGATCATTAAGGAATTCGTGCTGGAGCACTTCCCTGCGTGCCCGCTTCTTAAATACGCCCTGGAGGTGGAAAAGATTACGACCAACAAGAAACCGAATCTTATCCTCAATGTGGACGGCGTGATAGCTACCGCATTCGTGGACATGCTGCGCAACAGCGGCTCATTTACCAG TGAGGAGGCACAGGAGTACATCAATGTGGGTGCAATCAACTCGCTGTTCGTCCTGGGCCGTAGCATAGGATTTATCGGCCACTACATGGATCAGAAGCGTCTCAAACAGGGCCTGTACCGCCACCCGTGGGACGACATCTCATACGTCATTCCCGAGCAGTACAACTAG